The following are encoded together in the Plasmodium knowlesi strain H genome assembly, chromosome: 8 genome:
- a CDS encoding metalloprotease, putative, which produces MNVKNLDDVKYKFHKIKVLNENDKKAKAVLTRAADQVMPIMRKMRFSVELLSEFLPRSPNLLGLNIVAKSEIKIRIRKKRGGELFHFNDIMGTLLHELAHIVHSGHDRSFYELLDKLVLEYNKLYTFGKAGNQINGGKKTGGSDFRICNGSPKFMAAQAAEMRLLNNFMNKDGEILNMSLESCLTPEQYNNLFKNRKERDDKICSISNDTIVIDCLMDSTNHDDGENAKTSQNTKNDFKSSNSLQTRNKNVFISSEDCIKEEKQTHVPEQDVYKKSLNIPGAKRNKRQAAFEQWSGDKVITLPDNIGATPKNNGSDCVHIVKVKRDCSGMKHPENENDSTVSDNVGIRKGKKRKVIILD; this is translated from the exons ATGAACGTTAAAAACTTAGATGATGTAAAATACAAATTTCATAAAATTAAAGTTTTaaacgaaaatgataaaaaggcAAAAGCGGTGTTGACCCGGGCAGCCGACCAGGTCATg CCAATTATGAGGAAGATGCGCTTTTCGGTTGAGTTATTGTCTGAATTTTTACCCCGGAGTCCTAATCTGCTAGGGCTAAACATTGTGGCTAAATCAGAAATTAAG ATAAGGattcggaaaaaaagaggaggagagTTATTTCACTTCAACGATATCATGGGGACGCTGCTGCACGAACTAGCGCACATTGTGCACAGCGGCCATGACAGATCCTTTTACGAACTCTTAGACAAACTAGTGTTAGAGTATAATAAATTATACACTTTTGGGAAAGCAGGAAATCAAATcaatggagggaaaaaaacaggagGAAGTGATTTCCGTATATGTAATGGTAGCCCCAAATTTATGGCAGCACAGGCTGCTGAAATGAGACTACtaaataattttatgaacaagGATGGGGAAATATTAAATATGTCCCTTGAAAGTTGCTTAACACCAGAGCAgtataataatttatttaaaaatcgaaaagaacgtgatgataaaatttgttccatttcGAATGATACAATTGTGATAGACTGCTTGATGGATTCGACAAACCATGATGATGGGGAAAATGCGAAAACTTCACagaacacaaaaaatgatTTTAAATCATCAAATTCGTTGCAAACAAGGAATAAGAATGTCTTCATTTCGAGTGAGGATTGtataaaggaggagaaacagACACATGTACCAGAGCAGGATGTGTATAAGAAATCATTGAACATACCAGGAGCTAAGCGAAATAAGAGACAAGCAGCTTTTGAACAGTGGAGTGGAGACAAAGTTATAACATTACCCGATAACATAGGAGCCACACCTAAAAACAACG GCAGCGACTGCGTGCACATTGTAAAGGTCAAACGAGATTGCAGCGGTATGAAACATCCtgaaaacgaaaatgacTCGACCGTTTCGGATAATGTGGGTATCAGGaagggcaaaaaaagaaaagttataATTCTCGATTAG
- a CDS encoding protein phosphatase PPM10, putative — MFTTLFSLLVVLLYNMFTCCKNPPAHSVYAIAPINLKRKMNYLLKKEDCYFYRQNLNFFSKEFEKKLKKNKKTKNEMGIKDNIMDKLSYLPIQGANKSSNFTNTKCDTQLSNNFTKELNFVTKLPYTFLKNKVTFNFFNMANSVYLKYKINKNILFSFNKKAFCSNGKHSILTNYKIIKHPDKVESEDCCLNGKGFMAIADGVGSWIRHGVNPRKYPERFLQLLQKKMDENENMKIEDVLNYAYLNNDIEGSTTVCLIIFNNNSTISTAVVGDSQFILIRNDSIIYRSKPQQYEFNFPYQLGSNEVSKPNDADIAHIEVKKNDIIVAGSDGLWDNLYDNQILNLVKQNNFSTLSEKIANEAFNYSKMKRWMSPYINNYNKEFKCHKTGGKMDDITVSCALIC, encoded by the coding sequence ATGTTCACCACATTATTTTCTCTGCTGGTTGTGCTCCTATATAATATGTTCACATGCTGTAAAAATCCACCGGCCCATTCCGTGTATGCTATAGCGCCTATAaatttgaagaggaaaatgaacTACTtgctaaaaaaagaagattgcTACTTTTACCGACAAaaccttaattttttctccaaagaattcgagaaaaaattaaaaaagaataagaaaacgaaaaatgaaatgggaATAAAGGATAACATTATGGATAAGTTATCCTATTTGCCAATCCAAGGTGCCAACAAAAGTTCCAATTTCACCAACACAAAATGTGACACACAGCTTAGCAATAACTTCACCAAGGAACTTAATTTTGTAACAAAGTTGCcttacacatttttaaaaaataaagttacctttaacttttttaatatgGCAAATAGTGTATATttgaaatataaaattaataaaaacattcttttctcctttaacaAAAAGGCCTTCTGCTCAAATGGAAAACATTCCATTTTgacaaattataaaattatcAAACATCCAGATAAAGTAGAAAGTGAAGATTGCTGTTTAAATGGGAAGGGGTTTATGGCCATCGCTGATGGTGTAGGATCTTGGATAAGGCATGGAGTAAATCCAAGAAAATATCCAGAAAgatttttacaacttttacaaaaaaaaatggatgaaaatgaaaatatgaaaattgAAGATGTACTCAACTATGCCTATCTAAATAATGACATTGAAGGATCAACCACCGTTTGTCTAATCATCTTTAATAACAACAGCACCATCTCCACAGCTGTCGTTGGAGACTCGCAATTTATCCTCATTCGAAATGATAGCATCATTTACCGCTCAAAACCCCAGCAGTACGAATTTAATTTCCCCTACCAGTTAGGAAGTAATGAGGTAAGCAAACCAAATGATGCAGACATTGCTCACatagaagtaaaaaagaatgataTCATCGTTGCGGGGTCTGATGGACTGTGGGATAATTTGTACGATAACCAAATATTAAATTTGGTTAAACAGAACAACTTTTCCACCCTGTcggaaaaaattgccaatgAAGCCTTTAACTACTCCAAAATGAAGAGGTGGATGTCTCCCTACATAAATAATTACAACAAAGAGTTTAAGTGCCACAAAACGGGTGGTAAAATGGACGACATCACCGTGTCCTGCGCGCTCATATGCTAA
- a CDS encoding tubulin--tyrosine ligase, putative: MDAHLMHYTQSRKDGLFIRNKQCYYKIHLANTRYEIIKRVVEESEKWIEANPDSTDWDVIWLDTSISDDRFRKLKKFQKINHFIGMKGITRKDELCKNLKKMKKKFPQSYNFFPLTWILPNEISDFINYFKKESGSKTYIVKLKNSCQGKGIYLTKSLDNINKYDSCVIQKYIHKPLLINGLKFDIRLYVLVTGCDPLRIFLHEDGLVRFSIEKYKLPKSKNLKQVNMHLTNFSINKKSDKFENSLHPDDATTGHKRSWKAFLKKLKEEGLPMDSVMKRIEHMIVKTICSIQPELKHYYNSAHISDYSNSMCFEVLGFDILLDYKLKPWLLEVNHSPSFATSSLVDEKVKYAVIRDTLNMLYMHSKYRHIHIQEYLNLQKFRKKYSDVLVKHKKELKEKLTLSRFHYENRNLGGYKRIYPLLELLDYENLILFVSNAWNKSIGIPYCMKRDSFEYLFEEPAKRRSHAMEKLAITNNVATEEEDQYEEEQQQLYWLNEVECNKYCHSDRVMANMSNCSTSC, translated from the coding sequence ATGGATGCTCATTTAATGCACTACACGCAAAGTAGAAAGGATGGGCTTTTTATTAGAAACAAACAGTGCTATTATAAAATCCATTTAGCAAATACGAGGTatgaaattattaaaagAGTGGTTGAAGAATCTGAAAAATGGATTGAAGCTAATCCGGATTCTACTGATTGGGACGTCATATGGCTAGACACATCTATATCCGACGATAGGTTCAGAAAGTTGAAAAAGttccaaaaaattaaccaTTTCATTGGAATGAAAGGAATAACAAGGAAAGATGAGTTatgtaaaaatttaaaaaaaatgaaaaaaaaattcccgcaaagttacaattttttccctctcacGTGGATCTTACCGAACGAAATATCTGActttataaattattttaaaaaggaaagtgggTCCAAGACATACATAGTtaagttaaaaaattcatgtcAAGGGAAGGGCATATATTTAACAAAAAGTTTGGACAATATAAACAAATATGACAGTTGCGTTATTCAAAAGTACATACACAAACCGCTATTAATAAATGGATTAAAGTTTGACATTCGGCTGTACGTTTTAGTGACAGGTTGTGATCCGctgaggatatttttgcacGAAGATGGCTTAGTGAGATTTTcaatagaaaaatataagttACCGAAATCGAAGAATCTGAAGCAGGTGAACATGCACCTAACAAATTTTTCTATTAACAAAAAGTCAgataaatttgaaaattcgCTACATCCTGATGATGCAACCACAGGACATAAAAGAAGTTGGAAAGCATTCTTaaagaaattgaaagaagaagggttGCCCATGGATTCAGTAATGAAACGAATTGAACATATGATTGTTAAAACGATTTGTTCAATACAACCTGAGTTGAAGCATTATTACAACTCAGCTCATATTAGTGATTATTCCAATAGTATGTGTTTTGAAGTCCTAGGGTTTGATATTTTACTAGATTATAAATTAAAGCCTTGGCTCCTTGAGGTGAATCACTCCCCTTCATTTGCGACAAGCTCCCTCGTAGATGAGAAGGTAAAATATGCAGTTATCAGAGACACATTGAACATGCTGTATATGCACTCCAAGTACAGACATATACACATTCAGGAGTATCTGAATTTGCAAAAGTTTAGAAAAAAGTATAGTGACGTTTTAGTAAAGCACAAAAAAGagttgaaggaaaagttaACTTTGAGTCGTTTCCATTATGAAAATAGGAACTTGGGTGGGTATAAAAGAATTTATCCCTTGCTCGAATTGCTCGATTATGAAAATCTTATTTTGTTCGTTTCTAATGCTTGGAACAAGTCCATTGGAATACCCTACTGTATGAAAAGAGATTCGTTTGAATACCTGTTTGAGGAACCTGCAAAGAGGAGGAGTCACGCGATGGAGAAGCTAGCTATAACGAACAATGTAGCCACGGAAGAGGAGGATCAGTATGAGGAGGAGCAGCAACAGTTGTATTGGCTGAACGAGGTAGAGTGTAATAAGTACTGCCACTCGGATCGGGTCATGGCAAACATGAGCAACTGCTCCACCTCGTGTTAG